Proteins encoded together in one Lysinibacillus sp. FSL K6-0232 window:
- a CDS encoding HIRAN domain-containing protein, with translation MRKRPFELWLIWQNNETRQRYHVGRLFHEDGVYIFSYEKHGYRRKLDEAMDNGYRPHLAFPNTDKVYTSHTLFGPFARRLPDFRRPDYTSVLQELGLSAECSEMDVLRATGGILATDSYEFVSPIIVENNVFAFDFFIAGWRYYDGEQVMNQLRAGDIVELVVDPENKQDHKAVIVMSINGNKLGFIPAFYSGWMHEVIGKNCSYQAKIEAIHPQAAPHRKVNISILGEVNQSVNIQKVLNDKDELRVVMC, from the coding sequence ATGAGAAAGAGACCGTTTGAGCTATGGTTAATTTGGCAAAATAATGAAACTCGTCAACGCTATCACGTGGGTAGGCTATTTCATGAAGATGGTGTGTATATTTTTTCCTATGAAAAACATGGCTATAGAAGAAAGTTAGACGAAGCTATGGACAATGGCTATCGACCTCATTTGGCATTCCCAAATACGGATAAGGTTTATACCTCTCATACATTATTTGGACCGTTTGCGCGCCGATTACCAGATTTTCGGAGACCTGATTATACTTCAGTACTTCAGGAGTTAGGGCTTTCAGCAGAATGCAGTGAAATGGATGTCTTGCGAGCTACAGGCGGTATTTTGGCAACAGACTCTTATGAATTTGTTTCACCAATCATTGTCGAAAATAATGTCTTTGCTTTTGATTTCTTTATTGCAGGCTGGCGTTATTATGATGGCGAGCAGGTAATGAATCAACTACGAGCGGGAGATATCGTCGAACTTGTAGTAGATCCTGAAAATAAGCAGGATCATAAAGCTGTTATTGTAATGTCGATAAATGGAAATAAACTAGGTTTCATTCCTGCCTTTTATAGCGGCTGGATGCATGAAGTGATTGGAAAGAACTGTAGCTACCAAGCGAAAATTGAAGCTATTCATCCTCAGGCAGCCCCACATCGTAAAGTGAATATTTCAATTTTAGGTGAAGTAAATCAATCCGTTAATATTCAAAAAGTATTGAATGACAAGGACGAATTACGAGTAGTGATGTGTTAA
- a CDS encoding copper amine oxidase N-terminal domain-containing protein, with protein MFKKLKTTCIVTAVALATILPGQASASASGSKGIQIKNNVSITVNGETLNVYDPILNKSDFLLLPMRALYEAVGASVSWDKETLTASAYRNGKTVDLTIDSMKALVDGQEIGMDVAPFMYKDRTYMPLRFVSENFDGIVNWDEATQSVDITLSDDQPVEQPQRPQEDPYILHINNKRIVMKDSIVTKEGRTYLPASYIHDYLDGSTGTWLPDGSYELQIGGTSFIFTDNSNQALINNEAVTMAEKPFIQKGKMYVPAKFLVDALGGNLRYITEKKEMYIYVYSYMYTSPFLEKSYGSTSFPTAVPSAQIEGDRDLLISDNPETLKRKFVPLNNATLAQYEVKSTSTTNKHRIFGWHYNQLGTDVKLGITVQNTSSADSIRIEDSRGTSQKTGNSWVGHDIGLTIADVVLNDRLTKSESSGIVIAPGETKVIETYDLHLDYIIGFIHDLDIQSVNGGKPEYTIRTVLTKDNSDLASIKTEQVAIDEYAKHPRGVWPSAAIKAELPAYTVDSPEVGYNISNGSTDHLQTAENSKSTVNGAVGNPGHFGVNYKVDIPIDNPTGTNKTIKLKLAGRGGLYSGAIKVNGEVYLVPSLRVGAEYVELPDIKVNGTKDKIELEIMHAGGVNLPVAIYVETK; from the coding sequence ATGTTTAAGAAACTAAAGACTACATGTATTGTAACAGCAGTTGCTTTGGCTACAATTTTGCCAGGACAAGCGTCTGCATCAGCTTCTGGTAGCAAGGGGATTCAAATAAAAAATAATGTATCAATTACGGTGAATGGAGAAACGCTTAATGTCTATGATCCTATCTTAAACAAGTCAGATTTTTTACTATTACCAATGCGTGCATTATATGAAGCAGTTGGTGCGAGTGTATCTTGGGATAAGGAAACGTTGACAGCATCAGCTTATCGTAATGGTAAAACTGTTGATTTAACAATTGATTCAATGAAGGCTCTAGTGGATGGTCAAGAAATTGGTATGGATGTTGCACCGTTTATGTATAAAGACCGTACATATATGCCATTGCGTTTTGTGAGTGAAAACTTTGATGGTATTGTTAATTGGGACGAGGCTACTCAATCGGTAGATATTACATTATCAGATGATCAGCCAGTAGAACAGCCACAACGACCACAGGAAGACCCGTATATCTTACATATCAATAATAAACGTATTGTCATGAAAGATTCGATTGTTACAAAGGAAGGCAGAACTTACTTACCTGCAAGCTATATCCATGATTATTTAGATGGCTCCACTGGTACATGGCTGCCTGATGGTTCCTACGAATTACAGATTGGCGGCACGAGCTTTATTTTCACAGATAATAGCAATCAGGCATTGATTAACAATGAAGCTGTCACAATGGCAGAAAAGCCATTTATTCAAAAAGGAAAAATGTATGTGCCTGCTAAGTTTCTTGTGGATGCATTAGGTGGAAATTTACGCTATATCACAGAAAAAAAAGAAATGTATATTTATGTTTATAGCTATATGTACACAAGTCCGTTCCTTGAAAAATCATATGGCTCAACATCATTCCCAACAGCTGTTCCATCAGCACAAATAGAAGGGGATCGCGATTTACTAATTAGTGATAATCCTGAAACATTAAAGCGTAAGTTTGTACCATTAAACAATGCAACGCTTGCACAATATGAAGTAAAATCGACATCTACAACGAATAAGCACCGTATCTTTGGCTGGCATTATAATCAGCTTGGAACAGATGTAAAATTAGGCATCACTGTTCAAAATACATCGAGTGCAGATAGTATTCGCATCGAGGACTCAAGAGGTACTAGTCAAAAAACGGGCAATAGCTGGGTAGGGCATGATATTGGCTTAACAATTGCTGATGTAGTATTAAATGATAGATTAACTAAGTCAGAGAGTAGCGGTATCGTTATTGCACCAGGGGAAACAAAGGTTATTGAAACATATGATTTACATTTGGATTATATTATCGGCTTTATCCATGATTTAGATATTCAATCGGTAAACGGTGGCAAGCCAGAATATACAATTCGTACTGTACTAACAAAGGATAATAGCGATCTAGCAAGCATTAAAACAGAGCAGGTTGCGATTGATGAATATGCGAAGCATCCACGAGGTGTATGGCCAAGCGCTGCAATTAAGGCTGAGCTACCAGCTTATACAGTGGATTCGCCAGAGGTAGGCTACAATATTTCAAATGGTAGTACAGACCATTTACAAACAGCCGAAAACTCAAAGTCAACAGTAAATGGAGCAGTAGGGAATCCAGGCCACTTTGGTGTGAACTATAAGGTTGATATTCCTATTGACAATCCAACAGGCACTAACAAAACGATTAAATTAAAGCTAGCTGGTCGAGGCGGCTTATATAGTGGTGCTATTAAGGTAAACGGTGAAGTATATTTAGTGCCTTCTTTACGAGTAGGGGCTGAATATGTAGAGCTACCTGATATTAAGGTGAATGGCACAAAAGATAAGATTGAATTAGAAATCATGCATGCTGGTGGCGTTAATCTTCCAGTAGCAATCTATGTAGAAACAAAATAA
- a CDS encoding S-layer homology domain-containing protein encodes MARKLVMIVVVMFVLMLAVSPMNGQAATLGNKVSEVKKEVSPQVTHIQQSYQSGSTRQFVNVLDVNLNNTYTKLEIGMPNPINSLKTTTAMAKQNTTDGHRVVGAVNASYFLGNGMPANLLAENNEIINYGILGDSYDSPTQKPVAFGLSKSGKAIADYYSTQLSFQVNGKNYPIDLINSERGTNKTVLYTPEKRATGTNNWGIEIVVTGASQDTSSLHFGDRFSGMVSHITAYGAEGNSTVPADGFVISVQNKELAAELISSISAGTTIDVSLTIDQKWMDAQFILAAGPMLVRNGKVDISMPTNSGFASTRSPRTAVAIDATGTKVSLVTVDGRLSGHSNGVNLSDLASHLISMGASSALNLDGGGSTAMVVRNPGGYFANLVNKPSEGSERRVSAILQVVNTAPPGQAKSITLSSVNQVMKGSSVNMQVASAYDQYLNPMTINPANMTWTVEGNIGQMNGATFTATQKGEGKIIGEYQGIRTSVPVKVVDLAEKPILLDSFDNASAWTAEIAKAKASLASSKEYARQGTASMQLNYDFTVAGAGTKAAYMVAKSPIAISGQPKNIGVWVFGDGGKHWLRGVVIDGTGTKQTIDFTSQGGLDWHGWKYVTADIPSNLPLPLKFDRLYVAQPDASLQKNGQLYFDQLQAVYKDNHEELVYTDVAKGHWAFADVQSLYDEALIKGYSNGTFKPEASITRAEAATIIARALNLTTTKNSSFKDVGKSHYAYSAIAAVEQAGIIKGQAAGKFNPNGQLSRAEMSAILARAYQLTGTSQVSFKDVKSTHWAYSNIQALVANDLTSGFPDNTFRPDAQITRAQFASFLNRCLTL; translated from the coding sequence TTGGCAAGAAAACTAGTAATGATTGTTGTCGTCATGTTTGTTTTGATGCTAGCAGTTAGCCCTATGAATGGACAGGCAGCCACTTTAGGTAATAAAGTCAGCGAAGTGAAAAAAGAAGTATCGCCACAGGTCACACATATACAGCAAAGCTATCAATCAGGTTCTACGCGTCAGTTTGTAAATGTTTTAGATGTAAACTTAAATAATACATATACAAAGCTAGAAATTGGTATGCCGAATCCTATTAATTCCTTAAAAACAACAACAGCAATGGCTAAGCAGAATACAACTGATGGTCATCGTGTTGTTGGTGCTGTGAATGCTTCTTATTTTTTAGGCAATGGTATGCCTGCAAATCTATTAGCAGAAAACAATGAAATTATTAACTATGGTATTTTAGGAGATTCCTACGATAGCCCAACACAAAAGCCAGTTGCTTTTGGTCTATCTAAATCTGGAAAAGCAATAGCAGACTATTATTCTACACAATTATCTTTCCAAGTGAACGGTAAAAACTATCCTATTGATTTAATTAATAGTGAAAGAGGCACAAATAAAACAGTTTTATATACACCTGAAAAAAGAGCAACAGGTACAAATAATTGGGGTATTGAAATTGTTGTAACAGGTGCAAGTCAAGATACAAGCTCGCTGCATTTCGGGGACCGTTTCTCAGGTATGGTTTCCCATATTACAGCCTATGGTGCTGAAGGAAATTCCACTGTACCAGCAGATGGCTTTGTTATTTCTGTGCAAAATAAGGAGCTAGCAGCAGAGCTAATAAGCAGTATATCAGCAGGTACAACTATTGATGTAAGCCTAACGATTGATCAAAAATGGATGGATGCGCAATTTATATTAGCAGCAGGCCCAATGCTTGTACGAAATGGCAAGGTGGATATTTCAATGCCAACGAATTCAGGCTTTGCTTCAACACGCAGTCCGCGTACAGCAGTAGCGATTGATGCTACAGGTACAAAGGTATCCCTTGTTACAGTGGACGGTCGATTAAGTGGTCATAGTAATGGTGTAAACTTATCTGATCTAGCATCTCATTTAATTTCAATGGGGGCATCCTCAGCATTGAACTTAGATGGTGGTGGCTCAACAGCAATGGTTGTACGTAATCCAGGCGGCTATTTTGCAAATCTTGTTAATAAACCATCAGAGGGCAGTGAACGCCGAGTATCTGCTATTTTACAGGTTGTGAATACAGCACCGCCAGGACAAGCTAAATCGATTACATTAAGCAGCGTGAATCAGGTGATGAAAGGTTCATCTGTAAATATGCAGGTAGCAAGTGCTTATGATCAATACTTGAATCCAATGACAATTAATCCAGCAAATATGACATGGACAGTTGAGGGCAATATTGGACAGATGAACGGTGCAACCTTTACAGCTACACAAAAAGGTGAAGGAAAAATTATTGGTGAATATCAAGGCATCCGCACATCTGTACCTGTGAAAGTTGTAGATTTAGCTGAAAAGCCTATTTTACTAGATAGCTTTGATAATGCTTCAGCTTGGACAGCAGAGATTGCAAAGGCAAAGGCATCTTTAGCCAGCTCCAAAGAATATGCTAGACAAGGCACTGCTAGTATGCAATTAAACTATGACTTTACCGTAGCAGGGGCAGGCACAAAAGCTGCCTATATGGTTGCCAAATCGCCAATCGCCATTTCAGGTCAGCCTAAAAATATCGGTGTTTGGGTATTCGGTGATGGTGGCAAGCATTGGCTACGAGGTGTTGTCATCGATGGCACAGGAACAAAGCAAACAATTGATTTCACAAGTCAGGGCGGCTTAGACTGGCATGGCTGGAAATATGTAACGGCTGATATTCCAAGTAATTTACCACTGCCATTGAAATTTGATCGCCTATATGTAGCACAGCCAGATGCTTCTTTACAAAAGAACGGTCAGCTTTATTTTGACCAATTACAGGCTGTTTATAAGGATAATCACGAGGAATTAGTGTACACAGATGTGGCTAAGGGACATTGGGCATTTGCAGATGTTCAAAGCTTATATGATGAGGCATTAATTAAAGGTTATTCAAATGGTACATTTAAGCCAGAAGCATCTATTACACGTGCAGAGGCAGCAACGATTATTGCACGTGCGCTTAATTTGACAACAACAAAGAATTCAAGCTTTAAAGATGTAGGCAAGAGCCATTATGCATATAGTGCCATCGCAGCAGTTGAGCAGGCGGGCATTATTAAAGGGCAGGCAGCAGGGAAATTCAACCCGAATGGACAGCTATCACGTGCAGAAATGTCTGCAATTTTAGCAAGGGCCTACCAATTAACAGGCACAAGCCAAGTAAGCTTCAAAGATGTGAAGTCAACGCACTGGGCATACAGCAATATTCAAGCGCTTGTTGCAAATGATTTAACAAGCGGCTTCCCAGACAATACATTTAGACCAGACGCCCAAATTACCCGCGCCCAATTCGCAAGCTTCTTAAATAGATGCCTAACATTATAA
- a CDS encoding HlyD family secretion protein — protein MMAFIKARPWTSITILLGMLIIGINAYFVFKDDSVVARSYFIDEFQKAHIGTHTERVNKDAIVAPAEMYTVSADATSLSAVNVKRGQEVMMNDLLATYKEDEINDELTKLESELAAYETELRDLEDALDLIEDDYNDADPKSSIDTDQIDDNLSVTLKFELAQQNSPSTAIALLNRHIAETNRQITVIEAQIVEIQARQGLISPIDGVVSAIKEEAGTLTIEIYSSEKAMYAYLSEKEWQKVQEGQTVDLKVKHVKDSLSGIVIEKQAIPTNADTAWAQELAKTATLPQPTNYEVLLQQDDLLEDIPFSTTGKASIIVNEAFDSYRVDKSWVTTTKNGKKKLYTIDSDGKIHLMTINVEFNTANSAIFTDFLEEGTPMISNEPRNIAAYTFRTMPVEKIQWSHFKDLTWQQYVKYIVF, from the coding sequence ATGATGGCATTTATCAAAGCAAGACCATGGACAAGCATCACCATTTTGTTGGGAATGCTCATCATCGGTATAAATGCTTATTTTGTCTTTAAGGATGATAGCGTTGTAGCACGCTCTTATTTTATTGATGAATTTCAAAAGGCTCATATTGGCACACATACAGAGCGTGTCAATAAGGACGCCATTGTTGCACCAGCTGAAATGTACACTGTTTCTGCCGATGCAACAAGCCTCTCAGCTGTCAATGTAAAGCGTGGCCAAGAGGTGATGATGAACGATTTACTTGCTACCTATAAAGAGGATGAGATAAATGATGAGCTAACAAAGCTTGAATCAGAGCTTGCTGCCTATGAAACTGAATTACGTGATTTAGAGGATGCGCTTGATTTAATTGAGGATGATTACAATGATGCTGATCCAAAAAGCTCTATTGATACAGACCAAATTGATGATAATTTGTCTGTTACGCTAAAATTTGAGCTGGCTCAGCAAAATTCACCATCGACAGCAATTGCCTTGTTAAATCGACATATTGCGGAAACAAATCGTCAAATTACGGTTATCGAGGCACAAATTGTAGAAATCCAAGCGCGTCAAGGACTTATTAGCCCGATAGATGGTGTCGTATCTGCCATTAAAGAAGAAGCAGGAACACTGACAATTGAAATTTATTCTTCTGAAAAAGCGATGTATGCCTATTTATCTGAAAAAGAATGGCAGAAGGTACAAGAGGGTCAAACGGTTGATTTAAAGGTGAAGCATGTCAAGGATTCATTATCAGGCATTGTTATCGAGAAACAAGCGATTCCTACAAATGCTGACACAGCATGGGCACAAGAGCTTGCAAAAACAGCCACTTTGCCGCAGCCAACTAATTATGAAGTGCTATTACAGCAGGATGACTTATTAGAGGATATTCCATTTTCAACAACTGGGAAAGCTTCGATTATTGTGAATGAAGCCTTTGATTCTTATCGAGTCGATAAATCATGGGTAACAACAACGAAAAATGGTAAGAAAAAGCTCTATACAATTGATTCAGATGGAAAAATCCATTTAATGACTATTAATGTGGAATTCAACACGGCAAACTCAGCAATTTTTACGGACTTTTTAGAGGAAGGAACACCAATGATTTCTAATGAGCCGCGTAATATTGCTGCCTATACGTTCCGCACAATGCCTGTAGAGAAAATCCAATGGAGCCACTTTAAAGATTTAACATGGCAGCAGTATGTTAAATATATTGTTTTCTAA
- a CDS encoding cell wall-binding protein, which yields MVRLNRKLTAGVITSLLLTAPTAITNAQENDIQPRTEQVAPIVTVAAETAKEQILARFGKLSESSTNDEMVLAKEDLIIVQNSGDFAEEQELIEAKYNYIMEQRRLLGELKTIGNSINAISHSSKSFFTDVESAAIKYSEFLGDTATEDSYLYVQNQFQQVLAAALADGKANLVATIRGTSLQYGYDETARNAYFKGKGADIDKLKKLQADAEKTQQAADELTAFVTLLENGAPIADISTAVNKVATTYNALTADQKKVIAAYNPSNAAVTPYKQYTETQANIASANKVVTSITELSNKKPEDFKTASNFISAVAAIEKAYNALDANLKNWVTNYAELEPYKQAADIAKRISALRVSSDATYRTEVNELATQYEQLSDKKSFVKNAADLNQAVVNIAAAVSIETLITNISTAPNKVDAIQQARAAYNAPPSGTAKDVKKIVNNAAELTKWEKDYKASLNVNKLIANLDPASKTFEKKTIAAKAAYDKLAAEEQLFVQEAAKLTLFFSYANALKQLGDLNPTAANYTTKLAEVKTSVASLDATGSEHKEALDAIKAQLEAEIAAFENEDVAVAAVIAQIDALSGSSKLVEDMLAARTAYDALPSSTAKKRVTNIKILTDLEKSHKAVVNVVSLFEKLDTSAKNYLSKAKSAYTAYDKLAAADQAYVKNYNGLNDVVRVTAVVVQINALNPSKKTYKDDVKAATDAYTILDVALQEQVVNYTDLTKAQGYIDTAKAFDERILALANENPDTFVTTVATLSADYKAMDKNAKKLVEQAKTLAAYEKDNKTIIKVIQMIDALDPTSKDYTKKVLAARKAYNGLDEVAQKRVTNYANLTAVEDVASLIGLISSLKPTSKTFLEDLKTARELYDALPEAKQQAIINYDALVAAENEQTTAAGVIALIELTEEQDADYLTKLMNARVAYDQLSSNQKKLVTNIKDLTTREKAVKPILKVMVQINELDPEAKNFVSKVNAARKAYDKLTKDQKKYIDNIDALLKYEPVSNVVELISKLKSSSSTFLQDTSRARSLYDALPVDMQQYVTNYYLLEAAEASILGAGNVMQMITDLPSVDPKQYVKRVQEIRAAYNALPKDQQRAVQNYKVLQEQEKLVKPVIKVVEEIDRLFTAKDMNSQYQKILKAYDKLNADQRRYVYNDQLLLSLDNVIKVYNNIAKLNPKDKFYFGMVEAVRKEYDSLNSVDKQRISNYSILLDAEKSMADVKKVVEMISALSPTSVTYIEDVANAVAAYKALDSKVRGQVINEDALKQAEKDVAAVLKVVQAIGNIDPDSSSFEKKVLDAQKKYSALSLEQQDLVYNYRILDEYLKMIQ from the coding sequence GTGGTTCGATTGAATCGAAAACTAACGGCAGGCGTTATAACGAGTCTTTTACTAACAGCACCTACAGCTATAACAAATGCCCAGGAAAATGATATACAGCCTCGCACAGAACAGGTTGCTCCTATTGTTACAGTAGCAGCAGAAACAGCAAAAGAGCAAATTCTTGCTCGCTTTGGCAAGCTATCCGAAAGCTCAACAAATGATGAAATGGTACTGGCAAAAGAGGACTTAATTATTGTACAAAATTCAGGTGATTTTGCTGAGGAACAAGAATTAATTGAAGCGAAATATAACTATATAATGGAGCAACGCCGATTACTAGGTGAGCTAAAAACGATTGGAAACAGTATTAATGCTATCTCGCATTCTAGTAAAAGCTTTTTCACGGATGTCGAAAGTGCTGCAATAAAATATAGTGAATTTTTAGGGGATACAGCAACAGAAGATTCATATTTATATGTACAAAACCAATTCCAACAAGTTCTTGCTGCTGCATTGGCAGATGGCAAAGCGAACCTTGTTGCAACAATTCGAGGTACATCTCTACAGTATGGCTATGACGAAACTGCACGTAATGCCTATTTTAAAGGTAAAGGAGCAGATATTGACAAGCTAAAAAAATTACAAGCAGATGCAGAGAAAACACAACAGGCTGCAGATGAATTAACTGCATTTGTAACGCTGTTAGAAAACGGAGCTCCTATTGCAGATATTTCTACGGCAGTAAACAAGGTGGCAACTACTTATAATGCATTAACAGCAGATCAAAAGAAAGTGATTGCAGCATATAATCCAAGCAATGCTGCGGTAACACCTTATAAGCAATATACAGAAACGCAAGCCAATATAGCTTCTGCCAATAAAGTTGTGACAAGCATTACGGAATTGAGCAATAAAAAGCCTGAGGATTTTAAAACAGCTTCAAACTTTATTAGTGCTGTAGCTGCGATTGAAAAAGCCTATAATGCGCTTGATGCAAATTTAAAAAATTGGGTGACCAATTATGCGGAGCTTGAGCCATATAAGCAAGCAGCGGATATTGCTAAGCGAATTTCAGCATTGCGTGTATCAAGTGATGCTACATATCGTACAGAAGTGAATGAGCTTGCAACACAATATGAGCAATTATCCGATAAAAAAAGCTTTGTCAAAAATGCAGCTGATTTAAATCAGGCTGTGGTCAATATAGCTGCTGCTGTATCGATTGAAACGCTTATTACAAATATTTCAACAGCTCCAAATAAAGTTGATGCTATTCAACAAGCACGTGCAGCCTATAATGCGCCACCCTCTGGCACTGCCAAAGATGTTAAAAAAATCGTTAATAATGCAGCAGAGCTTACAAAATGGGAAAAGGATTACAAAGCTTCCTTAAATGTCAATAAGCTAATTGCTAATTTAGACCCAGCATCCAAAACCTTCGAAAAGAAAACGATTGCTGCAAAGGCTGCCTATGATAAGCTAGCAGCGGAAGAGCAGCTATTCGTTCAGGAAGCAGCAAAGCTTACGTTATTTTTCAGCTATGCGAATGCCTTGAAGCAGTTAGGTGACTTAAATCCAACGGCAGCAAACTATACTACAAAGCTGGCAGAGGTGAAAACAAGTGTTGCTAGCTTAGATGCTACAGGTAGCGAGCATAAAGAAGCACTGGATGCAATCAAAGCACAGCTTGAGGCAGAGATAGCAGCTTTTGAAAATGAAGATGTGGCTGTTGCGGCAGTGATCGCTCAAATTGACGCATTAAGTGGCTCATCAAAGTTAGTGGAAGATATGCTAGCGGCACGTACAGCATATGACGCATTACCATCGTCAACTGCTAAAAAACGTGTAACAAATATAAAAATTTTAACAGACTTAGAGAAATCGCATAAAGCGGTTGTCAATGTTGTGTCACTATTTGAAAAGTTGGATACAAGTGCTAAAAACTATTTATCCAAAGCAAAATCAGCCTATACAGCCTACGATAAGCTTGCTGCAGCAGATCAAGCGTACGTCAAAAATTATAATGGCTTGAATGACGTTGTAAGAGTAACAGCTGTTGTAGTACAAATTAATGCCTTAAATCCATCGAAAAAAACATATAAAGATGATGTAAAGGCAGCAACAGATGCGTATACAATTTTAGATGTAGCACTTCAGGAGCAGGTTGTTAATTATACAGATTTAACAAAGGCACAAGGCTATATTGATACAGCGAAGGCTTTTGATGAACGTATTCTAGCGTTAGCCAATGAAAATCCTGATACATTTGTGACAACAGTGGCTACCTTATCTGCGGACTATAAGGCAATGGATAAAAATGCGAAAAAGTTAGTGGAGCAGGCAAAAACATTAGCGGCTTATGAAAAAGATAATAAGACGATTATAAAGGTGATTCAAATGATTGATGCCTTAGACCCGACAAGTAAGGATTATACAAAGAAGGTGCTTGCTGCACGCAAGGCTTATAATGGGCTTGATGAAGTAGCTCAAAAGCGTGTAACCAATTATGCAAACCTTACTGCTGTTGAAGATGTTGCTTCATTAATTGGTCTTATTTCTTCCTTAAAGCCAACAAGTAAAACATTTTTAGAGGATTTAAAAACAGCGCGTGAGCTATATGATGCATTGCCAGAAGCAAAGCAGCAGGCAATTATTAATTATGATGCACTTGTAGCGGCAGAAAATGAGCAAACAACGGCAGCGGGTGTTATTGCGTTAATTGAGCTGACTGAGGAGCAGGATGCGGATTATTTAACAAAGCTGATGAATGCGCGAGTAGCCTATGATCAACTATCATCAAATCAAAAGAAATTAGTGACAAATATTAAAGATTTAACAACACGCGAAAAAGCTGTGAAGCCCATTTTAAAGGTCATGGTACAAATTAATGAATTAGACCCTGAAGCGAAAAACTTTGTAAGTAAAGTAAATGCAGCACGTAAGGCTTACGATAAGCTAACAAAGGATCAGAAAAAATATATTGATAATATTGATGCGCTGCTAAAATATGAGCCTGTATCAAATGTGGTGGAATTGATTAGCAAGCTAAAATCATCAAGCAGCACATTCCTGCAAGATACATCACGTGCACGCTCCCTTTATGATGCACTTCCTGTGGATATGCAGCAGTATGTGACAAATTATTACTTATTAGAGGCAGCGGAGGCTAGCATTTTAGGTGCGGGTAATGTGATGCAAATGATTACAGATTTACCGTCTGTTGATCCAAAGCAATATGTAAAACGTGTACAAGAAATTCGTGCAGCCTATAATGCTTTACCAAAGGATCAGCAGCGAGCTGTCCAAAATTATAAAGTTTTACAGGAGCAGGAGAAGCTTGTAAAGCCTGTGATAAAAGTTGTTGAGGAGATTGATCGACTATTCACAGCGAAGGATATGAATAGCCAATATCAAAAGATTTTAAAAGCCTATGATAAGTTAAATGCCGATCAACGTCGTTATGTCTATAACGATCAGCTATTGCTATCATTAGACAATGTTATTAAAGTTTATAACAATATTGCCAAGCTAAATCCAAAGGATAAGTTTTACTTTGGTATGGTGGAAGCGGTACGTAAAGAATACGATAGCCTAAATTCAGTAGATAAACAGCGCATTTCTAATTACTCGATATTACTAGATGCAGAGAAAAGCATGGCTGATGTGAAGAAGGTTGTAGAGATGATTTCAGCACTTTCGCCAACCTCTGTCACATATATAGAGGATGTGGCAAATGCTGTTGCTGCCTATAAAGCATTGGACTCTAAAGTACGTGGGCAGGTTATTAATGAGGATGCGCTGAAGCAAGCTGAAAAAGATGTAGCGGCTGTACTAAAAGTTGTGCAAGCAATCGGCAATATTGATCCAGATAGTTCATCCTTTGAGAAAAAGGTGCTAGATGCTCAAAAGAAATATAGTGCCCTATCATTGGAACAGCAGGATTTAGTCTATAATTACCGCATTCTAGATGAATATTTAAAAATGATACAATAG